In one window of Brassica rapa cultivar Chiifu-401-42 chromosome A07, CAAS_Brap_v3.01, whole genome shotgun sequence DNA:
- the LOC103832452 gene encoding cinnamoyl-CoA reductase 2 — MPADGKLVCVTGAGGYIASWIVKLLLERGYTVRGTVRNPADPKNNHLRELDGAKERLTLHSADLLDYEALCAAIDGCDGVFHTASPMTDDPETMLEPAVNGAKFVIDAAAKAKVKRVVFTSSIGAVYMNPNRDPQTIVNEDCWSDLDFCKNTKNWYCYGKMVAEQSAWETAKAKGVDLVVLNPVLVLGPPLQSAVNASLVHILKYLTGSAKTYANLTQVYVDVRDVALGHVMVYESSSASGRYILAETALHRGEVVEILAKFFPEYPLPTKCSDDKNPRAKPYKFTTQKIKDLGLEFTPIKQSLYDSVKSLQEKGHLPLPQYSNQDNVTIES; from the exons ATGCCTGCCGACGGGAAACTTGTTTGCGTCACTGGAGCCGGTGGCTACATTGCTTCTTGGATCGTTAAGTTACTCTTGGAGAGAGGCTACACCGTTAGAGGAACCGTGCGGAACCCAGCTGATCCCAAGAACAACCACCTCAGAGAGCTCGATGGAGCCAAAGAAAGACTCACTCTTCACAGTGCTGATCTTCTCGACTACGAAGCTCTTTGTGCCGCAATAGATGGCTGCGATGGCGTTTTCCACACCGCTTCTCCGATGACCGATGACCCC GAGACAATGTTGGAACCGGCGGTGAACGGAGCCAAGTTCGTGATCGACGCGGCGGCTAAAGCCAAGGTGAAGCGTGTGGTGTTCACGTCATCTATCGGTGCTGTTTACATGAACCCTAACCGTGACCCTCAAACCATAGTCAACGAAGATTGTTGGAGTGATCTTGATTTCTGCAAAAACACAAAg AATTGGTATTGCTATGGGAAGATGGTGGCGGAACAATCAGCATGGGAGACGGCGAAGGCTAAAGGTGTGGACTTGGTGGTGCTAAACCCGGTTCTAGTTCTTGGACCACCGCTCCAGTCAGCGGTCAACGCTAGCCTAGTCCATATTCTCAAGTATCTCACCGGCTCAGCCAAGACCTATGCTAACCTTACTCAGGTCTACGTGGACGTCCGTGATGTGGCACTAGGCCATGTTATGGTCTACGAATCATCCTCTGCCTCAGGCCGTTACATCCTCGCCGAGACCGCGCTTCACCGCGGCGAGGTTGTCGAGATTCTTGCTAAATTCTTCCCGGAGTATCCACTTCCCACCAA GTGTTCGGACGATAAGAATCCAAGGGCAAAGCCATACAAGTTCACTACTCAGAAgataaaagacttagggttgGAGTTTACACCCATCAAGCAATCTCTCTACGATTCTGTCAAGAGCTTGCAAGAGAAAGgtcatcttcctcttcctcaaTATTCCAACCAAGACAACGTCACAATCGAATCCTAG
- the LOC103832454 gene encoding glutamic acid-rich protein isoform X1 produces the protein MASIVGLNHLGEALIDAGNRLLTPHSSTDELLNLLDETESLLRKVEQDQPLSMQNALIPTKKALVSSDLLSHPDSDVRVSVVSCLTEIVRITAPEAPYTDDQMKDVFRLTIEAFEKLADASSRSYQKAESVLDNVSKVKSCLVMLDLECDDLILQMFRMFLRLIRSDHPRVVFSSMEMIMITVLDETEEVSRDFLDILLASVKKDNQNVSPMAWSLVEKVLSRCARKLKPCIMEALKSSGTTLDSYSPVVTTICQTVFETPKVHNVVDTKENEDKLVLGHSRKETRSKSGSKRPAIDEKSRKGKQVWSECRDAETDVGVSGKRGRKPNSLMNPEEGYDIPWLSGKRDSLKTCSSNKKLQRKASGGGGESSLEKVAAKKTPPAKESSPATTSRALTGSVKRSRVKMEDTDHDLDSPSSPKLKKLASCFRDEEETLEEESNHEIPEDDTKIGESRKKTKSQKGGKKKPVVSSSGKRSSARTAAKKNNLEGASSDTPVPQSSKDKKKKVSQVGARALAEESEETSRSQQVRSRTAKKEVGSGADLVGKRVNIWWPLDKTFYEGVIQAYSGRTKMHQVLYTDGESEELYLYKERWELLEDLSSASEQEEDMEIDLPESIPLFDIMQRQKVKKSKNVESSSSKKDSGKKAAREGKNVKSLKELSAVETGRREAEQEVSRDVDEESEDEYYNSEMQEDEENLKWTETEAKEEEEQFETPEVESERDGSESEEEPKWRETDDMEDEAEEREEAEADDKVPKSSSLSEIEKDSDEERGS, from the exons atGGCTTCTATTGTTGGATTGAACCATCTTGGTGAAGCACTCATTGATGCTGGAAACAGACTGCTCACCCCTCATTCTTCAACCGACGAGCTTCTCAATCTTCTCGAT GAAACTGAGTCACTGCTGAGAAAAGTGGAGCAAGATCAACCCTTGTCAATGCAAAACGCCCTAATTCCCACCAAGAAGGCTTTGGTTTCAAGTGACCTCTTGAGCCACCCTGATTCTGATGTTAGGGTTTCTGTTGTCTCCTGCTTAACCGAAATCGTCAGGATCACTGCCCCAGAAGCTCCTTACACTGATGATCAGATGAAG GACGTCTTCAGGTTGACGATAGAAGCTTTTGAGAAGCTAGCTGATGCATCCTCTCGCAGCTATCAGAAAGCCGAGTCTGTTCTTGATAATGTCTCAAAGGTCAAATCTTGCTTGGTCATGCTGGACCTAGAGTGCGATGACCTCATTCTACAAATGTTTCGCATGTTCCTGAGACTCATAAG ATCTGATCATCCACGAGTGGTTTTTTCTTCAATGGAGATGATAATGATTACAGTATTAGATGAAACCGAAGAAGTGTCAAGGGACTTTCTCGATATTCTGTTAGCTAGTGTCAAAAAGGATAATCAG AATGTTTCACCAATGGCTTGGAGTCTTGTTGAGAAGGTTCTCAGTAGATGTGCCCGTAAGCTTAAACCATGCATCATGGAAGCTTTGAAGTCTTCAGGGACCACCTTGGATTCATATTCACCAGTAGTTACGACCATATGCCAGACTGTTTTTGAAACTCCCAAGGTCCACAATGTTGTTGACACCAAAGAGAATGAG GACAAACTGGTTTTGGGGCATTCACGCAAGGAGACTCGTTCTAAAAGTGGTTCCAAGAGACCTGCGATAGATGAAAAATCAAGAAAGGGAAAGCAAGTGTGGTCTGAGTGTAGAGATGCAGAAACAGATGTAGGAGTCTCAGGGAAGAGAGGAAGGAAACCCAATTCATTGATGAATCCTGAGGAAGGTTACGACATTCCTTGGCTTTCAGGGAAAAGAGATTCTTTAAAGACATGTTCATCAAACAAGAAGCTTCAGAGAAAAGCatcaggaggaggaggagaatcaTCACTTGAAAAGGTGGCTGCAAAGAAAACGCCTCCGGCTAAAGAATCTTCCCCGGCCACTACTAGTAGGGCGCTGACGGGTTCAGTTAAACGAAGCAGGGTTAAGATGGAGGACACTGATCATGATTTAGATTCTCCTTCTTCACCCAAATTGAAGAAGTTGGCATCATGCTTCCGGGACGAAGAAGAGACTCTTGAGGAAGAATCAAATCATGAAATACCAGAAGATGACACAAAGATTGGAGAATCAAGGAAGAAGACAAAGTCCCAGAAGGGCGGGAAGAAGAAGCCAGTTGTGAGCTCCAGCGGAAAAAGATCGTCAGCTCGCACAGCTGCTAAGAAAAACAACTTGGAAGGTGCTTCTTCGGATACTCCTGTTCCACAATCATCAAAGGACAAG AAGAAGAAGGTTTCTCAAGTTGGAGCTAGAGCATTGGCAGAAGAATCTGAAGAGACTTCAAGGAGCCAACAAGTGAGGAGCCGGACAGCAAAAAAAGAAGTG GGGTCTGGAGCGGATTTGGTCGGGAAGAGAGTGAATATATGGTGGCCGCTGGACAAGAC TTTTTATGAAGGCGTCATACAGGCTTATTCTGGTCGTACGAAGATGCATCAG GTATTATATACTGATGGAGAATCAGAAGAGCTTTATCTTTATAAAGAACGCTGGGAGCTACTTGAGGATCTCTCTTCTGCCAGTGAG CAGGAGGAGGATATGGAGATTGATCTGCCAGAGTCCATTCCTTTATTTGACAT AATGCAGAGGCAGAAAGTCAAGAAAAGCAAAAACgtggaatcatcatcatcaaagaaGGATTCTGGCAAAAAGGCAGCAAGGGAAGGGAAGAATGTCAAATCGTTGAAAGAGTTAAGTGCTGTTGAAACTGGCAGAAGAGAAGCAGAGCAGGAAGTGAGCCGAGATGTGGACGAGGAAAGCGAAGATGAGTATTATAACAGTGAGAtgcaagaagatgaagagaacCTGAAATGGACTGAGACAGAAGCtaaggaagaagaggaacagTTTGAAACTCCAGAGGTTGAGAGTGAGAGAGACGGCTCAGAGTCGGAAGAGGAGCCAAAGTGGAGAGAAACAGATGATATGGAGGACGAagcagaagagagagaagaggctGAGGCTGATGATAAAGTGCCAAAAAGCTCAAGCCTCTCCGAGATCGAGAAAGACTCTGATGAAGAGAGAGGGTCTTGA
- the LOC103832454 gene encoding glutamic acid-rich protein isoform X2, which translates to MASIVGLNHLGEALIDAGNRLLTPHSSTDELLNLLDETESLLRKVEQDQPLSMQNALIPTKKALVSSDLLSHPDSDVRVSVVSCLTEIVRITAPEAPYTDDQMKDVFRLTIEAFEKLADASSRSYQKAESVLDNVSKVKSCLVMLDLECDDLILQMFRMFLRLIRSDHPRVVFSSMEMIMITVLDETEEVSRDFLDILLASVKKDNQNVSPMAWSLVEKVLSRCARKLKPCIMEALKSSGTTLDSYSPVVTTICQTVFETPKVHNVVDTKENEDKLVLGHSRKETRSKSGSKRPAIDEKSRKGKQVWSECRDAETDVGVSGKRGRKPNSLMNPEEGYDIPWLSGKRDSLKTCSSNKKLQRKASGGGGESSLEKVAAKKTPPAKESSPATTSRALTGSVKRSRVKMEDTDHDLDSPSSPKLKKLASCFRDEEETLEEESNHEIPEDDTKIGESRKKTKSQKGGKKKPVVSSSGKRSSARTAAKKNNLEGASSDTPVPQSSKDKKKKVSQVGARALAEESEETSRSQQVRSRTAKKEVGSGADLVGKRVNIWWPLDKTFYEGVIQAYSGRTKMHQVLYTDGESEELYLYKERWELLEDLSSASEEEDMEIDLPESIPLFDIMQRQKVKKSKNVESSSSKKDSGKKAAREGKNVKSLKELSAVETGRREAEQEVSRDVDEESEDEYYNSEMQEDEENLKWTETEAKEEEEQFETPEVESERDGSESEEEPKWRETDDMEDEAEEREEAEADDKVPKSSSLSEIEKDSDEERGS; encoded by the exons atGGCTTCTATTGTTGGATTGAACCATCTTGGTGAAGCACTCATTGATGCTGGAAACAGACTGCTCACCCCTCATTCTTCAACCGACGAGCTTCTCAATCTTCTCGAT GAAACTGAGTCACTGCTGAGAAAAGTGGAGCAAGATCAACCCTTGTCAATGCAAAACGCCCTAATTCCCACCAAGAAGGCTTTGGTTTCAAGTGACCTCTTGAGCCACCCTGATTCTGATGTTAGGGTTTCTGTTGTCTCCTGCTTAACCGAAATCGTCAGGATCACTGCCCCAGAAGCTCCTTACACTGATGATCAGATGAAG GACGTCTTCAGGTTGACGATAGAAGCTTTTGAGAAGCTAGCTGATGCATCCTCTCGCAGCTATCAGAAAGCCGAGTCTGTTCTTGATAATGTCTCAAAGGTCAAATCTTGCTTGGTCATGCTGGACCTAGAGTGCGATGACCTCATTCTACAAATGTTTCGCATGTTCCTGAGACTCATAAG ATCTGATCATCCACGAGTGGTTTTTTCTTCAATGGAGATGATAATGATTACAGTATTAGATGAAACCGAAGAAGTGTCAAGGGACTTTCTCGATATTCTGTTAGCTAGTGTCAAAAAGGATAATCAG AATGTTTCACCAATGGCTTGGAGTCTTGTTGAGAAGGTTCTCAGTAGATGTGCCCGTAAGCTTAAACCATGCATCATGGAAGCTTTGAAGTCTTCAGGGACCACCTTGGATTCATATTCACCAGTAGTTACGACCATATGCCAGACTGTTTTTGAAACTCCCAAGGTCCACAATGTTGTTGACACCAAAGAGAATGAG GACAAACTGGTTTTGGGGCATTCACGCAAGGAGACTCGTTCTAAAAGTGGTTCCAAGAGACCTGCGATAGATGAAAAATCAAGAAAGGGAAAGCAAGTGTGGTCTGAGTGTAGAGATGCAGAAACAGATGTAGGAGTCTCAGGGAAGAGAGGAAGGAAACCCAATTCATTGATGAATCCTGAGGAAGGTTACGACATTCCTTGGCTTTCAGGGAAAAGAGATTCTTTAAAGACATGTTCATCAAACAAGAAGCTTCAGAGAAAAGCatcaggaggaggaggagaatcaTCACTTGAAAAGGTGGCTGCAAAGAAAACGCCTCCGGCTAAAGAATCTTCCCCGGCCACTACTAGTAGGGCGCTGACGGGTTCAGTTAAACGAAGCAGGGTTAAGATGGAGGACACTGATCATGATTTAGATTCTCCTTCTTCACCCAAATTGAAGAAGTTGGCATCATGCTTCCGGGACGAAGAAGAGACTCTTGAGGAAGAATCAAATCATGAAATACCAGAAGATGACACAAAGATTGGAGAATCAAGGAAGAAGACAAAGTCCCAGAAGGGCGGGAAGAAGAAGCCAGTTGTGAGCTCCAGCGGAAAAAGATCGTCAGCTCGCACAGCTGCTAAGAAAAACAACTTGGAAGGTGCTTCTTCGGATACTCCTGTTCCACAATCATCAAAGGACAAG AAGAAGAAGGTTTCTCAAGTTGGAGCTAGAGCATTGGCAGAAGAATCTGAAGAGACTTCAAGGAGCCAACAAGTGAGGAGCCGGACAGCAAAAAAAGAAGTG GGGTCTGGAGCGGATTTGGTCGGGAAGAGAGTGAATATATGGTGGCCGCTGGACAAGAC TTTTTATGAAGGCGTCATACAGGCTTATTCTGGTCGTACGAAGATGCATCAG GTATTATATACTGATGGAGAATCAGAAGAGCTTTATCTTTATAAAGAACGCTGGGAGCTACTTGAGGATCTCTCTTCTGCCAGTGAG GAGGAGGATATGGAGATTGATCTGCCAGAGTCCATTCCTTTATTTGACAT AATGCAGAGGCAGAAAGTCAAGAAAAGCAAAAACgtggaatcatcatcatcaaagaaGGATTCTGGCAAAAAGGCAGCAAGGGAAGGGAAGAATGTCAAATCGTTGAAAGAGTTAAGTGCTGTTGAAACTGGCAGAAGAGAAGCAGAGCAGGAAGTGAGCCGAGATGTGGACGAGGAAAGCGAAGATGAGTATTATAACAGTGAGAtgcaagaagatgaagagaacCTGAAATGGACTGAGACAGAAGCtaaggaagaagaggaacagTTTGAAACTCCAGAGGTTGAGAGTGAGAGAGACGGCTCAGAGTCGGAAGAGGAGCCAAAGTGGAGAGAAACAGATGATATGGAGGACGAagcagaagagagagaagaggctGAGGCTGATGATAAAGTGCCAAAAAGCTCAAGCCTCTCCGAGATCGAGAAAGACTCTGATGAAGAGAGAGGGTCTTGA
- the LOC103832455 gene encoding probable CCR4-associated factor 1 homolog 6, translated as MSLFLKDDSIQIREVWSDNLQEEMDLIREVVDDFPYVAMDTEFPGIVVRPVGTFKSNADYHYETLKLNVNILNIIQLGLTFSNEQGNLPTCGTDNKYCIWQFNFREFDLDSDIFAVDSIDLLKQSGIDFAKNTREGIESRRFAELLMSSGIVLNGNVHWVTFHSGYDFGYLLKLLTCQNLPDSQTSFFELINVYFPTVYDIKHLMKFCNSLHGGLNKLAELLEVERVGICHQAGSDSLLTSCTFRKLKENFFVGPLQKYAGVLYGLGVENGQVAL; from the coding sequence ATGTCTCTGTTTCTAAAAGACGATTCGATCCAAATCCGCGAAGTCTGGAGCGATAACCTCCAGGAGGAAATGGATCTGATCCGCGAAGTCGTCGACGACTTCCCTTACGTCGCCATGGACACCGAGTTCCCCGGAATCGTCGTCCGCCCCGTCGGAACCTTCAAATCCAACGCCGATTACCACTACGAGACCCTAAAGCTCAACGTCAACATCCTCAACATCATCCAGCTCGGCCTCACCTTCTCCAACGAGCAGGGCAACCTCCCCACCTGCGGCACCGACAACAAATACTGCATCTGGCAGTTCAACTTCCGCGAGTTCGATCTCGACTCCGACATCTTCGCCGTCGACTCCATCGACCTCCTCAAGCAGTCAGGGATCGACTTCGCCAAGAACACTCGAGAAGGGATCGAGTCCAGGCGTTTCGCTGAGCTCCTGATGTCTTCCGGGATCGTGCTGAACGGGAACGTGCACTGGGTCACGTTCCACAGCGGGTACGATTTCGGATACTTGCTGAAGCTCCTCACGTGCCAGAACCTGCCCGATTCGCAGACGAGCTTCTTCGAGCTGATCAATGTTTATTTCCCGACGGTGTACGATATAAAGCACCTGATGAAGTTCTGCAACAGCCTGCACGGGGGGCTGAACAAGCTGGCGGAGCTGCTGGAGGTGGAGAGAGTTGGGATATGTCACCAGGCGGGGTCGGATAGTTTGCTCACGTCTTGTACTTTCAGAAAGCTTAAGGAGAATTTCTTCGTTGGTCCCTTGCAGAAATATGCTGGTGTTTTGTATGGATTAGGTGTTGAAAATGGTCAGGTTGCTCTCTAA
- the LOC103832456 gene encoding nucleolar GTP-binding protein 1: protein MKLASSLLFPNQWRLLASPPQLYLPAFIFSTASSTPKSPTFWSPTLRQCRNLQTAVSPVVTSSYLPTSYITQKQIETPASPEKEGPPMQESLGAFQKLPMVMPSIDLYSSALRKSKRVQPTKGIANIAKRERNRGAKQLDALMKELALPLKGYMESFPRRRLLHPYERSLIELTLGDGNYEEVLGKVDALRKKVQSVGKEHASLCAKALSKREAEDRLSEGVEKLELVFQQQGIAVDELLSIAKVLRAMPVVDLEMPTLCLVGAPNVGKSSLVRILSTGKPEICNYPFTTRGILMGHVILNYQRFQVTDTPGLLRRCDEDRNNLEKLTLAVLTHLPTAVLYVHDLTGECGTSPSDQFRIYKEIKERFEDYLWIDVVSKCDLLGGGSPVIYAKEDISNDEAEIIRYRETGPDGSIHVSVKTEQGLSELKSRVKEVLSTEMEKIKSEVRVDPTVPSS from the exons ATGAAATTGGCGTCGAGCTTGTTGTTTCCGAATCAATGGCGTCTCTTAGCATCACCACCGCAGCTTTATCTACCAGCTTTCATTTTCTCTACAG CCTCCTCCACTCCAAAGTCTCCCACTTTCTGGTCTCCAACCTTGCGTCAATGTCGGAATCTTCAGACAGCTGTTTCTCCAGTCGTCACTTCAAGCTACTTGCCCACTTCCTACATCACTCAGAAGCAGATTGAAACCCCTGCCTCCCCG GAAAAAGAAGGGCCACCAATGCAGGAAAGTTTGGGAGCTTTTCAAAAACTCCCCATGGTGATGCCATCTATTGATTTGTATTCTTCTGCTCTCAGGAAGTCCAAAAGAGTCCAACCTACTAAAG GCATTGCTAATATTGCAAAGCGAGAAAGGAATAGAGGTGCTAAACAGCTTGATGCACTCATGAAA GAACTGGCTCTACCTTTAAAAGGATATATGGAAAGTTTTCCACGGAGGAGACTCTTGCATCCATATGAGCGGTCTCTTATTGAGTTGACTCTTGGTGATGGAAACTACGAGGAG GTGTTAGGAAAAGTTGATGCTCTGAGGAAGAAGGTACAATCTGTTGGAAAGGAACATGCTTCCCTCTGTGCTAAG GCATTGTCAAAGCGAGAAGCAGAGGACCGGTTGAGCGAAGGTGTGGAGAAGCTTGAACTGGTTTTCCAGCAACAAGGAATAGCTGTTGATGAATTGTTAAGCATAGCAAAG GTTTTGAGGGCTATGCCAGTTGTTGATTTGGAAATGCCAACTCTTTGCCTTGTTGGAGCACCAAACGTTGGCAAGTCATCTTTAGTGCGCATTCTTTCAACAGGGAAGCCTGAG ATTTGCAATTATCCTTTCACCACCAGAGGAATCCTCATGGGTCACGTCATTTTGAACTACCAACGATTTCAG GTGACAGACACCCCTGGGCTTCTCAGGAGATGTGATG AGGATAGGAATAATCTAGAGAAGCTAACTCTTGCTGTACTCACTCATCTTCCAACCGCGGTTCTATATGTTCATGATTTAACTGGTGAATGTGGGACTTCTCCTTCTGATCAG TTTCgaatttataaagaaataaaagaaaggTTTGAGGATTACCTGTGGATTGATGTTGTGTCCAAATGCGATCTGCTGGGAGGCGGCTCTCCGGTGATTTACGCCAAAGAAGATATAAGTAATGATGAAGCAGAAATCATTAGGTACAGGGAAACAGGACCTGATGGATCAATTCATGTCTCAGTGAAAACAGAACAAGGTCTCAGTGAG CTAAAGAGCAGAGTGAAGGAAGTACTGAGTACTGAGATGGAGAAGATCAAAAGTGAAGTGAGAGTTGATCCAACTGTTCCTAGTTCTTAG